A window of the Bacillus sp. A301a_S52 genome harbors these coding sequences:
- a CDS encoding TetR/AcrR family transcriptional regulator produces MEKRRHASNVFAKECISTALLQLMESNKYEDITITDITKKAGVSRVTYYRNFANKEAIIISYLDDLFYQYQQETQHLPEEDDYQFLLYAFYFFEKYSDIMSRLYEANLATLVLDCFNKYVLWCIDESEERLLKYAPHYQSGAIFNVSIEWIKSGKKESVEDMAALVQQLSNMSFKKTSITIPNTTHL; encoded by the coding sequence ATGGAAAAACGACGACATGCTTCCAATGTGTTTGCAAAGGAATGTATTTCCACCGCTTTATTACAACTGATGGAATCCAACAAATACGAGGACATCACGATTACAGACATCACTAAAAAAGCCGGTGTATCACGTGTGACCTATTACCGTAATTTTGCAAATAAAGAAGCCATTATTATCAGTTATTTAGACGACTTATTTTATCAGTATCAGCAAGAAACACAGCACCTTCCAGAAGAGGACGATTACCAATTTCTTCTTTATGCGTTTTATTTTTTTGAAAAATATAGTGATATTATGTCGAGACTGTATGAAGCCAATTTAGCTACTTTAGTGTTAGACTGCTTCAATAAATATGTGTTGTGGTGCATAGACGAAAGTGAAGAACGCCTGCTAAAATATGCGCCTCATTACCAGTCAGGTGCTATTTTCAATGTATCTATCGAATGGATCAAAAGTGGGAAAAAAGAAAGTGTGGAAGACATGGCTGCATTAGTACAACAGCTAAGCAATATGTCATTTAAGAAAACGTCCATTACTATCCCTAACACAACACATTTATGA
- a CDS encoding RND family transporter, translated as MTLALIGSGLQFFVSVNYNMVEYLPDDASSTKALDIMEEEFEASVPNTRVMIKDVSLQEALVYKEQLESIEGVSDVTWLDDVMDLKIPLEMADDDTVESYYKDRHALYSFTVSSGHEVEVTEAIYEVIGEDNALTGEALDTAISQKMAGTETMYAAALLIPIIIIILILSTTSWMEPVFFLVAIGVSILINLGTNIFIGEVSFVTQSVSPILQLAVSLDYAIFLLHSFSDSRKETNSPEEAMHLAMKRSFPAITASAATTFFGFMALTFMNFEIGSDLGLNLVKGILFSFISVMVFLPALTLYFYKWIDKTQHKQFIPAFKGIGKGVVKMRYVSLFIVAIVMVPSFLAQSHTTFTYGLGEQPETTRAGSDFIAVEDAFGELTPIVLLVPKGDTAREAELGNDLEQLPNVTSVISYATAISPVIPADYLEESLTEQFLSENYSRIVINTDLAAEGERPFALVEKVEEVARSYYGEDAHLLGESVTLYDMKTIVTKDNTLVNVLTVVTIAIVLIITFRSLSFPVVLLLTIQVAVWLNLSIPYFTNTPLDFVGYLIVSTVQLAATVDYAILFTEHYKEKRKEMSAFKAIKHTLDEKTFSIAVSASILSSVGFILWLTSSNQIVSSIGLLLGRGALLAFLMVLFFLPATLVIFDKLIEKTTWKANYFKEK; from the coding sequence ATGACTCTTGCTTTGATTGGATCCGGTTTGCAATTTTTCGTTTCTGTTAACTATAACATGGTGGAATATTTGCCTGATGATGCGTCTTCAACAAAAGCGCTAGATATTATGGAAGAGGAATTTGAGGCGTCCGTTCCTAATACAAGAGTCATGATCAAAGACGTGTCCCTTCAAGAAGCGCTCGTCTATAAGGAGCAGCTTGAAAGTATTGAAGGGGTAAGCGATGTGACATGGCTTGATGATGTCATGGATTTGAAGATACCGTTAGAAATGGCGGATGACGATACAGTCGAATCTTATTATAAAGACCGACATGCTCTCTACTCGTTTACTGTAAGCAGCGGTCATGAGGTGGAAGTGACAGAAGCTATCTATGAGGTTATTGGAGAAGATAATGCGTTGACTGGAGAGGCATTAGACACCGCGATTTCTCAAAAAATGGCTGGTACAGAAACGATGTATGCCGCGGCCTTACTTATACCGATTATTATCATTATTTTAATTTTATCGACCACATCTTGGATGGAGCCCGTCTTCTTTCTTGTGGCAATTGGTGTGTCGATCCTCATTAATTTAGGTACAAACATTTTCATTGGAGAGGTATCGTTTGTTACCCAATCGGTCAGCCCTATTTTGCAGTTGGCTGTTTCGTTGGATTATGCTATTTTCTTGCTTCACAGTTTCTCAGATTCTCGAAAGGAAACGAATTCACCAGAAGAAGCGATGCACCTGGCGATGAAGCGGTCATTTCCCGCTATTACCGCAAGTGCTGCCACCACATTCTTTGGGTTTATGGCATTGACGTTTATGAATTTCGAGATAGGCTCAGATCTAGGATTGAATCTTGTGAAAGGGATACTTTTCAGTTTTATTAGTGTCATGGTATTTCTACCAGCTCTTACATTATATTTTTATAAATGGATTGATAAAACACAACACAAACAATTTATACCAGCATTTAAAGGCATCGGAAAAGGTGTCGTTAAAATGAGATATGTGAGTCTTTTTATCGTAGCGATCGTCATGGTGCCAAGCTTTTTAGCACAAAGCCATACAACCTTTACGTATGGGTTAGGTGAGCAACCTGAAACAACACGTGCAGGCAGTGATTTTATTGCTGTTGAAGATGCATTTGGAGAACTGACGCCTATTGTTCTCCTAGTGCCGAAAGGAGATACAGCGAGAGAAGCAGAGCTTGGGAATGACTTGGAGCAACTGCCTAACGTCACAAGTGTGATTTCATACGCAACTGCCATAAGTCCTGTCATTCCAGCAGACTATTTAGAAGAATCGTTAACAGAACAATTTTTGTCAGAAAACTACAGCAGAATAGTAATAAATACAGATTTAGCAGCAGAGGGGGAGCGACCATTTGCGTTAGTGGAAAAGGTTGAGGAGGTGGCTCGATCATACTATGGAGAGGATGCCCATTTACTTGGCGAAAGTGTCACACTCTATGATATGAAAACAATTGTAACGAAAGATAACACACTCGTTAACGTGTTAACTGTGGTGACTATTGCCATTGTTCTCATTATTACATTCCGATCACTTTCCTTTCCAGTCGTTCTTTTACTGACTATTCAAGTAGCTGTGTGGCTAAACTTATCCATCCCATATTTTACGAATACGCCATTAGACTTTGTCGGTTATTTAATTGTCAGTACGGTACAGTTAGCTGCTACTGTGGACTACGCCATACTATTCACTGAACATTACAAAGAGAAGCGGAAGGAAATGTCAGCGTTCAAAGCGATTAAGCACACGTTAGACGAAAAAACGTTCTCTATTGCTGTCTCTGCTTCAATTTTATCCAGTGTAGGCTTTATTTTATGGCTGACGTCTTCTAATCAAATCGTTTCTTCTATCGGATTATTGTTAGGTAGAGGCGCGCTTCTAGCTTTTCTAATGGTCTTGTTCTTCCTTCCAGCTACGTTAGTTATTTTCGATAAGTTAATTGAAAAAACAACGTGGAAAGCAAATTATTTTAAGGAGAAATGA
- a CDS encoding YhgE/Pip domain-containing protein: protein MMRKKQHLLLSGLACLLLIPSLPVHANQTDSQTMAADDPTSLNEGEVAAKDEVVYATLSAAGEMNDIYVVNIFDVIHPGVIKDYGTYSNVENLTDLSPINQSGEEIEFVAPEGRFYYQGNIENDVLPWDITFTYDLNGKEVAPDELAGADGHLAIHVTTEANETFDPVFYEHYLVQISIELNGEKARRIRAEDGTIANVGKNEQITFSVMPDEEGDFTVEADITDFEMEGIDIAALPYAMAIEAPEIDDMTSDMKLLADAISDVNEGVSELHSGIGELNEGVGALHSGSADYHHGMKELDGSSSDLLSASNQIDDALSTISQSLDGDPDDMDLSDLQELPDILEELAEGLQEVGEGLSLLEKNYGLAYASLDEALSAIPEYQLSEEEIQSLYLSGADADVIDKLVETYSAALTAKGTYDAVNEAFAAVEPTLNDVSTALDDMASGLKTMSRELSHSIENMDIAASFNQLEDALSDLSSHYGDFHNGLVDYTGGVSELTSSYNALHDGIGEVKDGTSELESGTAELEEGTKELYETTSDLPDQMQEEIDDMLAEYEMDDFDAISFVADENENIDSVQFVIKTESITKEEEESATEEEEEEPGFWSRLMDLF from the coding sequence ATGATGAGAAAAAAACAACATCTACTATTGAGTGGATTGGCTTGCTTGCTATTAATCCCTTCCTTGCCTGTACATGCGAATCAAACAGATTCCCAGACAATGGCGGCTGATGATCCTACTTCTTTAAATGAGGGCGAAGTTGCTGCAAAAGATGAAGTAGTGTATGCCACACTTAGTGCCGCAGGAGAAATGAATGATATTTATGTGGTGAACATATTTGATGTCATACATCCTGGTGTGATTAAAGATTATGGCACTTATTCAAACGTGGAAAATTTAACAGATTTATCCCCTATAAACCAATCGGGTGAAGAGATTGAGTTCGTAGCGCCTGAAGGACGTTTTTACTACCAGGGCAATATAGAAAATGACGTCCTTCCTTGGGATATAACGTTCACTTACGATTTAAATGGTAAAGAAGTGGCACCCGACGAATTAGCAGGGGCCGATGGCCATTTAGCTATTCATGTAACGACTGAAGCAAACGAAACATTTGATCCTGTTTTTTACGAGCATTATTTAGTCCAAATTTCCATTGAACTAAATGGTGAAAAAGCGAGGCGAATTCGTGCAGAGGACGGAACCATTGCGAATGTAGGAAAAAATGAACAAATCACGTTTTCTGTCATGCCTGATGAAGAGGGAGATTTTACAGTAGAAGCAGATATCACTGATTTTGAAATGGAAGGAATTGATATAGCAGCACTTCCTTATGCGATGGCGATTGAAGCTCCTGAAATTGACGATATGACAAGTGATATGAAACTATTAGCTGATGCGATTAGTGACGTTAATGAGGGCGTATCGGAGCTCCATTCAGGTATTGGAGAGCTTAATGAAGGTGTAGGTGCTTTACACAGTGGATCAGCTGATTATCATCACGGGATGAAAGAGCTAGATGGTAGTTCATCTGATTTATTGAGCGCTTCTAATCAAATAGATGATGCATTAAGTACAATAAGTCAATCGCTAGACGGTGACCCCGATGACATGGATCTCAGTGATTTACAGGAGCTACCAGATATTCTTGAGGAATTAGCTGAAGGTCTTCAAGAAGTAGGAGAAGGACTTTCACTTCTTGAAAAAAACTACGGGCTTGCTTATGCCAGCTTAGATGAGGCATTATCAGCGATTCCTGAGTATCAACTCTCGGAAGAAGAGATACAAAGCTTGTACTTGAGTGGAGCGGATGCGGACGTCATTGATAAATTAGTTGAAACCTATTCAGCTGCTCTTACGGCAAAAGGGACGTATGATGCTGTTAATGAGGCATTTGCAGCGGTTGAACCTACCCTCAATGATGTAAGCACTGCTTTAGACGACATGGCAAGTGGTTTAAAAACGATGTCGCGTGAGTTGTCACATTCTATAGAGAATATGGATATAGCAGCTTCTTTTAACCAATTAGAAGACGCGTTAAGTGACTTGTCATCCCATTACGGCGATTTTCATAACGGATTAGTCGATTACACAGGCGGTGTTTCGGAACTTACGAGCTCCTATAATGCTTTACATGATGGGATCGGGGAAGTAAAGGACGGTACGTCAGAGTTAGAAAGCGGGACTGCTGAGCTTGAAGAAGGAACAAAGGAGTTATACGAGACCACAAGTGATTTACCAGATCAAATGCAAGAGGAAATTGATGATATGCTAGCAGAATACGAAATGGATGACTTCGATGCGATTTCATTTGTAGCAGATGAAAACGAGAACATTGATTCTGTGCAGTTTGTCATTAAAACAGAAAGCATTACAAAGGAAGAGGAAGAATCTGCGACAGAAGAAGAAGAGGAGGAACCAGGTTTTTGGAGTAGGTTAATGGATTTGTTCTAG